Genomic DNA from Prunus persica cultivar Lovell chromosome G1, Prunus_persica_NCBIv2, whole genome shotgun sequence:
AAACAAACCCAAGTGAAACCTAGACTACATACAGATTGCAAAAGATCCTTGATAGTATCTGTAACACCCAAATAATCCTTAACCAGCAAAAGAAATGCATAGCCGAACCTACACCACTTCAACCAAGTGAACAACCTGGCACAAATTTGTGGCATCAAAGAACAAGGAACAAAGGAATTTGATAAGCACTCTCGCCGTCACCATGACCAATAGTTCTTAGAAATCTTTGAAAGGGTACTTATTTTACATTAAGGCTTATATTTTTCCCCTGATGAGAACATTGCTTAAAAGTACCTTCCAATCACGTGGATCTAATGCCCGAAAAGGCAAACGGTATTATAAAACCACTGCTTTTGGTTCAAGAACTTTATTTCTTGTCTATTAGTATTCATAATATTGGTGGACCACAATAATTAGCAAAAGATATCCAATGTACAAACAGAAACTAATGATATCACTCCCAAATAAATGAGGTCAAACATTATGAGGGAAAAATCATAATCATAATCATACACATACCTGGCACTGAACGGGTTCTCACGTCTCCATAGCTTCAAGACCTCCAGAACATCATCAAGGGAAACTGTTGTCTTAAACCCAATATCAAGTACAAACTTCTCACTTCTAACCtgcttcaaaaaataaaaatttgtatcAGAACAGATTAAGCAGAAGCTTTAAAGAAGATTTAAGATTTTAAACAGCTGAAATTGTAATTACCATATCTAAAAGTATATTTGTCTCATATAACTTAGAAACAATCAAACAGTAGGCCTTTTAAAGGCAAGAGCTGCAAAATAATTTTGAGGTGCAGCACTCATTTCATGATGGAGAAATGATAGGGATTGCTACAAAGGAGTGGAATTTAGAcctgacatttttttttttggggtaacaTTCTAGACCTGACTGACCTGACTTTAAAGTCAACAAAGTGCACGCAGAAAAgttaagagagaaaaagaaagatgcaagaataggaagaagaaagaggaagaacaGTCAGAAATCAAACTATCACACAATATCACAAAACTTCTACTAGTGAAAGACAGCCTTTTGCTAGTACGATCCAATATGAGCCATACTCTCAATATTAACCATAAGATGACAGACATTAGAACAGACGAAGAACCAAATAACCACCATGGACTCCAAACCCTGGCCATAGCAACTGCTTCCCATGGATGGTGCCATAACCTAAGTTTTGGAATAAATAAGCTATGGGTGCATATGCTTCTTGTGTTCTATGAGACTTGGAGTTTGCTCAACACAttagcatcaaatatgccaTAATTGTTTGGTGGTAAAATACCAAACAATTGTGCTTCACTTGGCACTTGGCTTTGATGACGAAGATGGTGGTGTTGTGTTAGTCTGTTTTGAGGTTAAAGATCTTATATAAGCTCTGTGCAAAGGTGACGGTGAGTGTCCTtatcaaattccttttttccttattcTTTGATATTACAAATTTGCATCAGGTTGTTCACTTGGTCGGAGTGGCGTGGGTCGGGCAAtgaatttcttttgttggttAAGGATTATCTAGGCGTTGTGGATACTATGAAGGATCTTTTGTGATCTCAAAAACGATGAATTTCTTTGCACATAACTTTTAGGGATGAATACAGAACCTTAGATCTATTATGAAAGGGaggggaaaaaacaaaatagccTTACTGACCGCATTTGGTTCAAATTCACATATGCATTCTATTAGAGAAAGTCTCAATCTGATAAATCTGTTGGGAAATATTGgctaaataataaattcagtaataaaagaaaaaagggaagcTAATTTTATATGTAGTAATATCAAACTAACCTTTGGCATAGCAAATGGAGCAGATGCCCCCAGAATCGAGTGCACTGCATCACAATCATGATATAAATCTTTAGGATAGTGCAGTACATCATCCATCGTTGATACCACCCATTCCACATCACAGATGCTACTTATAAATGAAGATTTGAAGGGCCTTCTGTCTGTTTCAGATTTAGAAGCACAATAACATGTAGTTTTTTCACCATAGCAATCATCCCATAAAGTATCAAGAATCTCTAAGAGATATTCACAaccttttttgtttccatCTCTGGCCAACAGAGATAATAAGTTGACCAATTCAGGGGACTCCCAATCTGTGACATTTGATCGAAGGGAAATTAAGTCCTTATCCCAAATCACATTCTTAACTAGTACATCAGAAATATCAGCAATTCCCTTCTCAACTTGCACTACTTTGACAAAATCCATTATCCCAATTTGCTGGAAAAATTCCCTCCACTTCTTCAGTTCACATGGGAGTGGTTTTGTGACCGGATGTCCCAAATAGGAGATGTCAACCTCATGCCACTTTATATCCACCATATTAATCAACTTCTTTATGTCCACAGGATTTCCAAATTCTTTACTGAAATGAATTGATACCTCAGAAGGCCGCTTAAAGCCATAATTTGTTGATATGTAAGCTTTATCTCGTATTTCTGAGATTATGTATTCCCTTTCAACATTGCAATCAGAGCAGCTCGACTGTATATGGAACATTACAAAGCAGAGATATTCAATCACCAAATTCTTATCCCAATCTGTAATTCTGTCATCAGATATAGCTGGCAAGATGTGTACCTTGACAATTTCGTGTGCAGACAACCTCTGGACACCAATTCTACAGAGCATACATGTGAGTTTGTCAACTGTCACATCCATGGATGACATATCTGCAGACACTGTAGAAATGAGGGCAGGACTTACGATCCGAAGTTTCGCATATAAATTTGGGAAAGACTCAAGTCCATCCTGAGCCTCAAGGCCATTGCTTAAGGCATCAAAATGTAACCAAATTGGGCCTTCGTCTACTGCACCATATGTACCATCTGAAAGAGGAATGAAAGGAATTTTTCGAAGGTTTTCTATAAGCTCCATTTGTATTCTCGGATCAAAAGAAGCTTCCACAGAAAAATTGAATGACATGGCATAAAGTTCACTTAGCCAAGAGGCCAGCCAACCCAACCCCATTGATTTGAGACCATTTTGTGTATGACATAAAGATACCATAACTTGAAGCAGAACTTTGGGTCCATACTCCACAATACCAATTGCATTTGAAAGTGGATCTGGCAGAACTATATTTCTATCCAAGAATCCAAGGTCAAGATGCTCCCGTAGTAAACTGTCAGGAAGAAGCGAATGAGCATGTTCATTCCAACCTCTTAGGACCTTGCAAGGAGGAACCCATTCATTATTTCCTCCTTCCAGAAGTAAGCAATTTGTCATACGTAATCTAGAAACAATCAACCgtggaagagaagaaaagaaaccatGCACTTCACCTACAAGGGGAACAAAGGACATATAAGCTGTCACAGCTCTCCCGGGATTCTCTTTAAAGCACGGAAGAGCACAAAAAGATCTCTCCGCATTGACAAATAAACCAGGAAATTCTGACAACAGCCACTGGTTCCAGGGACTATCTCCATCCACTTCCTCTCTAGATGAAGGAAGGACAAAATCACCCTGAAGAATAAATTTCAGTCCATATGTTCTAAGAGGAAGAAATGCAAAAACAGGCTGCTGGACAAGATCTGGATCATAATCACCGTTATCTGATTCCTTCAATGTAAACGCTATTGAAATTTCTGTTGTTTGTACATCACTACGAATAAAATCTGCTTGCAATTTCTGAGATACTACAAACCATGTCATTTTCTCTTTCCCATGTGAAACTTTAACAATACCATCTcccaaaatttcttttctcATGACAGTAAGTGAATCATCAAGCAAGTTTCTAAACTTGATACACTGGAGGCGGTGCAGAAAGAGTAATAAAGATGGATGAAGATCTGAAAACATATTTATAATGCTTTTCATGACAGTTCCATCTGATATTTTTGATCTGAAAGGAAGAACAACGCAAGTGTTCCAGCAGTTATTATCTGATTGATCATGGTCACTAGAAGTAAGCCTACTAAACAAGTCCACATTGCAGGGAGGTACAACTGTtggcaaaacaaaaccaatctGACCCTCACTTATATCAAACTTGATGTGAAACCCATTGGAATGAATTTCTGGAGCATCTGTGACCTGCAGAACAATGTGcacatattaatgaaagcATGTTATCAATGCAGGGAATGAATCCTTGAACAGCAAAATAAAGATGAGAGGTTTCATTCCAAGCTACAACAAACAATTCATAGCAGCAAGGAAACCTTTAAACCAAAGACCCGTGTAACAAGACCTGATTTTGAATGATAGTATGACTGTACAAGGTAATTCACTTAATTCAGCAAACAATCAAGAAAGAATAAATACGGTTTGACATGATGGAGGGAGAAGAGGAGACAGAGAGAGTGAAAGTGATAACTGCAGTGTTTTCGCGACCTACCCGAAAAACTGATTTGAAACCAATGCCCTTCTGCCCTATATATCCAGCATTAGATCCTTTCTTGGTTGAACTTCCAACATCACAAAGTGCTCTAATGTTCCGGGAAGAGAAGCCTCGCTCAttatttaaaacaataataccTGACTCTTGAAGAATGAATGTTAGAGTTGGTTCTACATTTGTTGGGTAGGTATTATCATCAGCATTTTGAACCTGGGGcaataaagaagaataaatataCACAAAGATTGGAtgtataaaattgaaataaaacatCACGTACTTATCAAAGGCTTGTTTTCAACTTCAAACTCAATTATAGTATCAAACATATAAAGATcatccaaattgaaattataataattggcaatatattgtTGGAAGGACAAATACAATAACTTTAGTGTACAGCTTCTCTtgtgaaataaaattttcatcttttcgttaaaaaatatatatatatgagagtATATCCCACATTGAGAACTCTAAGCCTTGCATTTATTTGTAAGAGGTCCTAGGTTCAAAACATCCAATCCTCATTCCCCACTTATTTCTTAGTTTGTTGGGTGTAGTGTGGGGCTACACCTATATATGGTTCTCTCTCTATCAACATGCGAATTGGGGAATATTTCAGGGACTATTGGTACAATTTAGCaacaaggaaaataaaaggCCTTGAGGAGATGACTGCACTAAGCACAATGAAAGACACAAAAGAGAGCACCCTTACCAGCTCAAGAAGAAAATGTGAATCCTGTGAATACAATTCCTGTGAAAGACAATGAAGAGCTCTCCCTAAGCGAGCATGCTGCTTCTTTAACATGATACTTTCAACACTTGATAGGCCTGAATCAAGACCAAATTCATCTCTCCTGATTGACTCAATTACCTGGGCTGCATCTTCATGTTCATTAAGCTCGGTAGGATGTTGCGTGTAACCACTGCCAATACTAGCATCAGAGGCTTCTGCCCCACCAACCTTCAAACAAATATCAGTACATCCGCCTTTATGCTCATCTGCCCTAACGGAAAACTTATCTGACACATCTTGCATATTCTTTGAGCTTGACCCTGTTTCATACCTAATAGCATTGAAACATGAAGCCCCTGATATGAACAAGCCAGTAGCATCACTGGAACAAAATGCATAGTAATCATTAATCCACTCCACTACACCAAGAGACAACCCAACTTCATGAAGCATGAGACGTTGCTCTGACTGGCTGCATTCATTCAGAACAGCTGAAGCAGCATGTTTAACAACAGACTGCATCCCAGAAAGCAATACATCAGCAGCAAAATAACGAAATTCTGCAGGTAGATACCCAAGACATTCAAGGAAAAATCTTGATATAACAGTTGTTGCAATATTCATCTTGCTCAAGTCCTTGTGTAATTTACTACAGAATTTACCAGTAGCAACTTCACCAACCATTTTTTGTCCAGATAGTGCTTTTCCATAATTAATGGAATTCTTATTGTCTTGTAGTTCTATATCGTCTAGATAATTCTTCTGAATTACTTCAAATGCAtgttttatatgaattttcaaAAGCGACACAGGGACATGTTTTTCTCCCCCAACTAGTGAAAACAGAGATAGCATTTTCACTGCTGTTTGAAAAGAGGATCCTTGAAGTGCAGATTCCAAGAATGAATCCACGGTAGCTGAATGATCTAACCGAATCACTTTTCCACCTTTTGTCACCAAACACAACAGTTCATCTGTGTTGACTTCATTCAATAGCCATGGTACAAGAGGGCCAAGAGAGGGAGCAAACAATAGGTCCCAATGCGACCATAAATTTAAATCTGACATCACTGGTGCTGTAAGTAAAACTTCAATTGCATCCTTGGATGTAACAGTTTCATGGGACTTTGCTTTCTGGCCACTGTCAGTATTGACCGAAGTTCTTTTCCACAGGACATTCTCAATGTGTAATGATGACTCTATAGCATAACTAGTTCCACACAGTGCCATTGAAAATAGAACACATTTCGAACTCGCagcatttttatgttttcccACTATGCTTAAGAAATCTTCCACTGAACCATTTTCGATAGTTTTGAAACAAACCAAAGGGAACTGCTTCCTAAGCAGCAACACTATATTTTGTTTGGTAACTTTTTCATCCTCCCATAAGCTATTTAAAGCTTGAGATACTAAAACAACCAAATGGTGCTGGAGCATGCAAACCTCGAAAGGACACTTTCCACTCAAGTCACCAGTCAGGAACTTGCACAGCTCATGTGGCA
This window encodes:
- the LOC18793225 gene encoding uncharacterized protein LOC18793225 isoform X1 gives rise to the protein MYGRPSSSSGGAWGQPPQQPQGTNFYLQNPINSSYIYPSNTPFIPHNAHNPYQNFPPNNVPIQSPKFPVQNPGFNPPPQQFSNPAGFRPPNSRDMLERIDRAVGKARDEHAAAGENVSAWKVSQSALLMLKVDCWSSLGFQMQQVPTLHRLMLTEGKINAFIHCFVGARRITSLYDLEVAICKNEGIEQFEELGLGPLLRHPLVMHYFSVKSDTTEVFKITSGEMIYLLSEFMDTCENKDIRVEEYLDFIVKKRSVASKEALGIRIHSMGMHISAIRKARNLEISTLKKLEKAFQPNSDKKDRKFPLLSAEKKELDKRFSTISQRVESFSPIHKDFCGKHIRFDPSSSEDEGRDDYLSEENDENNDHVTGSQVNFSSQSVKSSDRVSSCPYPSVIEERRRLGLSELSPASGSQKHNDSSGSVKKKRKSEHINSAISMPHKLRKRDKVQDALPMENGRETNEVSNLPENDLSIDNNDLRMFITTWKEACLEYTVDEVLDRMLQFNNTKAQKRKKIKSMFSLYPLIGLLNVAVSSIKCGMWDSMYDTFQTIGQYELTDSITDNCPEYVNIDVEPSTKDEPRIKDPPVINERIVEHIQSVSVEDIIRKVTVYFESDQGKHNNGQSLLEKTFIFLRKLCNCEVWLVKEFCVKEFKSLGYGEFLMFLEKYACLLPHELCKFLTGDLSGKCPFEVCMLQHHLVVLVSQALNSLWEDEKVTKQNIVLLLRKQFPLVCFKTIENGSVEDFLSIVGKHKNAASSKCVLFSMALCGTSYAIESSLHIENVLWKRTSVNTDSGQKAKSHETVTSKDAIEVLLTAPVMSDLNLWSHWDLLFAPSLGPLVPWLLNEVNTDELLCLVTKGGKVIRLDHSATVDSFLESALQGSSFQTAVKMLSLFSLVGGEKHVPVSLLKIHIKHAFEVIQKNYLDDIELQDNKNSINYGKALSGQKMVGEVATGKFCSKLHKDLSKMNIATTVISRFFLECLGYLPAEFRYFAADVLLSGMQSVVKHAASAVLNECSQSEQRLMLHEVGLSLGVVEWINDYYAFCSSDATGLFISGASCFNAIRYETGSSSKNMQDVSDKFSVRADEHKGGCTDICLKVGGAEASDASIGSGYTQHPTELNEHEDAAQVIESIRRDEFGLDSGLSSVESIMLKKQHARLGRALHCLSQELYSQDSHFLLELVQNADDNTYPTNVEPTLTFILQESGIIVLNNERGFSSRNIRALCDVGSSTKKGSNAGYIGQKGIGFKSVFRVTDAPEIHSNGFHIKFDISEGQIGFVLPTVVPPCNVDLFSRLTSSDHDQSDNNCWNTCVVLPFRSKISDGTVMKSIINMFSDLHPSLLLFLHRLQCIKFRNLLDDSLTVMRKEILGDGIVKVSHGKEKMTWFVVSQKLQADFIRSDVQTTEISIAFTLKESDNGDYDPDLVQQPVFAFLPLRTYGLKFILQGDFVLPSSREEVDGDSPWNQWLLSEFPGLFVNAERSFCALPCFKENPGRAVTAYMSFVPLVGEVHGFFSSLPRLIVSRLRMTNCLLLEGGNNEWVPPCKVLRGWNEHAHSLLPDSLLREHLDLGFLDRNIVLPDPLSNAIGIVEYGPKVLLQVMVSLCHTQNGLKSMGLGWLASWLSELYAMSFNFSVEASFDPRIQMELIENLRKIPFIPLSDGTYGAVDEGPIWLHFDALSNGLEAQDGLESFPNLYAKLRIVSPALISTVSADMSSMDVTVDKLTCMLCRIGVQRLSAHEIVKVHILPAISDDRITDWDKNLVIEYLCFVMFHIQSSCSDCNVEREYIISEIRDKAYISTNYGFKRPSEVSIHFSKEFGNPVDIKKLINMVDIKWHEVDISYLGHPVTKPLPCELKKWREFFQQIGIMDFVKVVQVEKGIADISDVLVKNVIWDKDLISLRSNVTDWESPELVNLLSLLARDGNKKGCEYLLEILDTLWDDCYGEKTTCYCASKSETDRRPFKSSFISSICDVEWVVSTMDDVLHYPKDLYHDCDAVHSILGASAPFAMPKQVRSEKFVLDIGFKTTVSLDDVLEVLKLWRRENPFSASLAQMFKFYTLIWNEMAASKEKIAEAFHSGPSIFVPHTSSFRHEDVVSGTLLSPEEVYWHDSTSFVDQIREIHRQCSSAGVTHGPLNKTLCNFYPGLHDFFVDGCGVHETPPLRSYLQILLHLSNVALPSQAANAVFQVFLKWTDGLKSGLSAEDVVYLKDSLTKIECTVLPTVQDKWVSVHPSFGLVCWCDNKKLSKQFKHLDCIDFLYFGELSKDDEEMLCTKVSILMHTLGIPALSEVVTREAIYYSMEDSSFKAALLDWALPYAQRYLHGVHPDKYSQLKQSEFDILNHLQVVVVEKLFYRNVIKSTGNESKKRVKCSCLLTGSILYTTQESDSHALFMELSRLFFNGNPELHLANFLHMITTMAESGSTEEQTEFFILNSQNVPKLPDGESVWCLSSVHSLIESDKSLETSFNSPEVDEQNSWKSKSKARNWPPVDWKIAPGFGYARANGFKTQAVSQPNTALENKVGDDSEGISRQTDDLTPISVDSNWTIEGCLATTSAAFVLPDSNHLQEHCGEAGNEADFPMHMECNPVSFDLVSDPSDFGSSNFSKRDQLRFGTPNSTQANLTGRLGELVAFKYFVQKAGKSVVKWVNEHHETGLPYDIVIGDKENNKEFIEVKATKSARKDWFEISMRELQFAIEKAEAFSIAHVILLGNNVARVSVYNNLAKLCQLHKLRLAVLLPEQQREFSIVSQS
- the LOC18793225 gene encoding uncharacterized protein LOC18793225 isoform X2; translation: MYGRPSSSSGGAWGQPPQQPQGTNFYLQNPINSSYIYPSNTPFIPHNAHNPYQNFPPNNVPIQSPKFPVQNPGFNPPPQQFSNPAGFRPPNSRDMLERIDRAVGKARDEHAAAGENVSAWKVSQSALLMLKVDCWSSLGFQMQQVPTLHRLMLTEGKINAFIHCFVGARRITSLYDLEVAICKNEGIEQFEELGLGPLLRHPLVMHYFSVKSDTTEVFKITSGEMIYLLSEFMDTCENKDIRVEEYLDFIVKKRSVASKEALGIRIHSMGMHISAIRKARNLEISTLKKLEKAFQPNSDKKDRKFPLLSAEKKELDKRFSTISQRVESFSPIHKDFCGKHIRFDPSSSEDEGRDDYLSEENDENNDHVTGSQVNFSSQSVKSSDRVSSCPYPSVIEERRRLGLSELSPASGSQKHNDSSGSVKKKRKSEHINSAISMPHKLRKRDKVQDALPMENGRETNEVSNLPENDLSIDNNDLRMFITTWKEACLEYTVDEVLDRMLQFNNTKAQKRKKIKSMFSLYPLIGLLNVAVSSIKCGMWDSMYDTFQTIGQYELTDSITDNCPEYVNIDVEPSTKDEPRIKDPPVINERIVEHIQSVSVEDIIRKVTVYFESDQGKHNNGQSLLEKTFIFLRKLCNCEVWLVKEFCVKEFKSLGYGEFLMFLEKYACLLPHELCKFLTGDLSGKCPFEVCMLQHHLVVLVSQALNSLWEDEKVTKQNIVLLLRKQFPLVCFKTIENGSVEDFLSIVGKHKNAASSKCVLFSMALCGTSYAIESSLHIENVLWKRTSVNTDSGQKAKSHETVTSKDAIEVLLTAPVMSDLNLWSHWDLLFAPSLGPLVPWLLNEVNTDELLCLVTKGGKVIRLDHSATVDSFLESALQGSSFQTAVKMLSLFSLVGGEKHVPVSLLKIHIKHAFEVIQKNYLDDIELQDNKNSINYGKALSGQKMVGEVATGKFCSKLHKDLSKMNIATTVISRFFLECLGYLPAEFRYFAADVLLSGMQSVVKHAASAVLNECSQSEQRLMLHEVGLSLGVVEWINDYYAFCSSDATGLFISGASCFNAIRYETGSSSKNMQDVSDKFSVRADEHKGGCTDICLKVGGAEASDASIGSGYTQHPTELNEHEDAAQVIESIRRDEFGLDSGLSSVESIMLKKQHARLGRALHCLSQELYSQDSHFLLELVQNADDNTYPTNVEPTLTFILQESGIIVLNNERGFSSRNIRALCDVGSSTKKGSNAGYIGQKGIGFKSVFRVTDAPEIHSNGFHIKFDISEGQIGFVLPTVVPPCNVDLFSRLTSSDHDQSDNNCWNTCVVLPFRSKISDGTVMKSIINMFSDLHPSLLLFLHRLQCIKFRNLLDDSLTVMRKEILGDGIVKVSHGKEKMTWFVVSQKLQADFIRSDVQTTEISIAFTLKESDNGDYDPDLVQQPVFAFLPLRTYGLKFILQGDFVLPSSREEVDGDSPWNQWLLSEFPGLFVNAERSFCALPCFKENPGRAVTAYMSFVPLVGEVHGFFSSLPRLIVSRLRMTNCLLLEGGNNEWVPPCKVLRGWNEHAHSLLPDSLLREHLDLGFLDRNIVLPDPLSNAIGIVEYGPKVLLQVMVSLCHTQNGLKSMGLGWLASWLSELYAMSFNFSVEASFDPRIQMELIENLRKIPFIPLSDGTYGAVDEGPIWLHFDALSNGLEAQDGLESFPNLYAKLRIVSPALISTVSADMSSMDVTVDKLTCMLCRIGVQRLSAHEIVKVHILPAISDDRITDWDKNLVIEYLCFVMFHIQSSCSDCNVEREYIISEIRDKAYISTNYGFKRPSEVSIHFSKEFGNPVDIKKLINMVDIKWHEVDISYLGHPVTKPLPCELKKWREFFQQIGIMDFVKVVQVEKGIADISDVLVKNVIWDKDLISLRSNVTDWESPELVNLLSLLARDGNKKGCEYLLEILDTLWDDCYGEKTTCYCASKSETDRRPFKSSFISSICDVEWVVSTMDDVLHYPKDLYHDCDAVHSILGASAPFAMPKVRSEKFVLDIGFKTTVSLDDVLEVLKLWRRENPFSASLAQMFKFYTLIWNEMAASKEKIAEAFHSGPSIFVPHTSSFRHEDVVSGTLLSPEEVYWHDSTSFVDQIREIHRQCSSAGVTHGPLNKTLCNFYPGLHDFFVDGCGVHETPPLRSYLQILLHLSNVALPSQAANAVFQVFLKWTDGLKSGLSAEDVVYLKDSLTKIECTVLPTVQDKWVSVHPSFGLVCWCDNKKLSKQFKHLDCIDFLYFGELSKDDEEMLCTKVSILMHTLGIPALSEVVTREAIYYSMEDSSFKAALLDWALPYAQRYLHGVHPDKYSQLKQSEFDILNHLQVVVVEKLFYRNVIKSTGNESKKRVKCSCLLTGSILYTTQESDSHALFMELSRLFFNGNPELHLANFLHMITTMAESGSTEEQTEFFILNSQNVPKLPDGESVWCLSSVHSLIESDKSLETSFNSPEVDEQNSWKSKSKARNWPPVDWKIAPGFGYARANGFKTQAVSQPNTALENKVGDDSEGISRQTDDLTPISVDSNWTIEGCLATTSAAFVLPDSNHLQEHCGEAGNEADFPMHMECNPVSFDLVSDPSDFGSSNFSKRDQLRFGTPNSTQANLTGRLGELVAFKYFVQKAGKSVVKWVNEHHETGLPYDIVIGDKENNKEFIEVKATKSARKDWFEISMRELQFAIEKAEAFSIAHVILLGNNVARVSVYNNLAKLCQLHKLRLAVLLPEQQREFSIVSQS